A genomic stretch from Setaria italica strain Yugu1 chromosome VII, Setaria_italica_v2.0, whole genome shotgun sequence includes:
- the LOC105914762 gene encoding uncharacterized protein LOC105914762: MPVIQFGSTPLTCDMIAQSFADGAIPDSTFITGFVNCLSYDDYWIRPECHGYRIFFDADLSAILNVEWHKRDSSEPKYSQFAAVTAIQRSLPFTDLKKTKMILLPVLHQHHWSVYCVNFGQSRIDVLDSFLYNPESDNNWDNYHLEFGKKIMHRLSDALSIAAPLKFKSFKNWRHVPVKVPVQKATSDSAFFAMKFLEFYDGDGHGSLHTSIAAERSKELRAETLYYLTFHKQNKVVALPDEILQYRRDDHHPFFY, encoded by the exons ATGCCGGTGATCCAGTTTGGTAGCACCCCTTTAACTTGTGACATGATTGCACAATCATTTGCCGATGGTGCAATCCCAGACTCAACTTTTATCACAGGATTTGTCAACTGTCTTAGCTATGATGATTATTGGATCAGACCCGAGTGCCATGGTTATAGGATTTTTTTTGATGCTGACCTCTCA GCAATTCTCAATGTTGAGTGGCACAAAAGGGACAGCTCCGAACCCAAATATAGCCAGTTTGCTGCAGTGACAGCCATCCAACGCTCTCTTCCTTTCACAGacttgaagaagacaaagatg ATTCTTCTACCAGTTCTACATCAGCACCATTGGTCTGTTTATTGCGTTAACTTTGGCCAATCACGGATTGATGTGCTTGACTCATTTTTGTACAATCCTGAGTCTGACAACAATTGGGACAATTATCATTTGGaatttgggaaaaaaatcatgCACCGACTAAGTGATGCACTCTCCATTGCTGCACCTCTCAAATTTAAATCATTCAAGAACTGGAGACATGTCCCGGTCAAGGTTCCCGTCCAGAAGGCCACGTCGGACAGTGCATTCTTTGCCATGAAGTTTCTCGAGTTCTATGATGGTGATGGCCATGGCTCACTACACACTAGCATCGCTGCT GAACGATCTAAAGAGTTGCGTGCTGAGACCTTGTACTACCTCACTTTTCATAAGCAGAACAAGGTTGTGGCGCTGCCCGATGAAATCCTTCAGTACCGTCGAGATGATCATCACCCTTTTttctattag
- the LOC101766179 gene encoding protein FAR1-RELATED SEQUENCE 3, with protein MGCRRILFEEAGPSGPSRDSADSPSPKRLEINDMRVAVDVRSTEVPESYMNESMDPNMIPREGMSFHTEAEAKAFYMRYAQLAGFGVKMKATNVREEHADDINKLIEFFKDCEAQNPQFRWEPKLDSEGVIHSLFWSHASMQGDYADFGDAMSFDTTHKTNIYEKPLAMFVGSNHHLQNTLFGCALVGDETAETFEWVFKAFKKCMGQSRTRCILTDQDQAMGVAIAKEFPGVVHKICRWHVVNKHMPHLTNLFGMYAKKNFKDKFYSVLNHPLTPVEFEAAWQELLDEFDLQKDGTLDSLYCQRQLFAKKMLDFMHSRKMKESEESYHGTSKRLTRSKWPFEIQVSRIYTRNVFKDFEKKMIDCTAYDIEDNPIEGETCYLVTHTNRSSKLSWGQHQFKVRANKENGEFHCECKEWQHTGLFCVHLLRAFMRIQLNSIPQHYILRRYTKYAQQELGFDRNDKLLVGADGVTQLYRIKDLTSLAMAAVRSGSMSRAAHIRTREVLAKLDKDNKEIPPDIGPSTTNMHQESPGEELSDCSESDDGYSDNTNDEQLAKRVTQELGQANVDGNEARESIKGKMVLATNLV; from the exons AATGAAAGCATGGATCCAAATATGATTCCCAGAGAAGGGATGTCATTCCACACGGAAGCTGAAGCAAAGGCGTTCTACATGAGATATGCACAACTGGCCGGGTTCGGCGTGAAAAT GAAGGCCACTAATGTACGGGAAGAACACGCAGATGACATAAACAAGCTTATTGAATTCTTCAAGGATTGTGAGGCTCAAAACCCGCAGTTCCGATGGGAACCAAAGCTGGACTCTGAAGGTGTTATACACAGCTTATTCTGGAGTCATGCAAGCATGCAGGGCGATTATGCAGATTTTGGTGATGCAATGAGCTTTGACACAACTCATAAGACTAACATTTATGAGAAGCCACTAGCAATGTTTGTTGGATCAAACCACCATCTGCAGAATACATTGTTTGGATGTGCATTGGTAGGAGATGAAACAGCGGAAACTTTTGAATGGGTGTTCAAAGCATTCAAAAAGTGCATGGGACAAAGTAGAACAAGGTGTATCCTCACAG ACCAAGACCAGGCAATGGGAGTGGCGATTGCCAAAGAGTTCCCAGGGGTTGTTCATAAGATTTGCAGATGGCATGTGGTGAACAAGCACATGCCACATCTAACCAACCTCTTTGGGATGTATGCGAAGAAAAATTTCAAGGACAAATTTTATTCTGTGCTAAACCACCCACTCACCCCTGTGGAGTTTGAGGCCGCTTGGCAGGAACTATTGGATGAGTTCGACCTACAAAAGGATGGCACTTTAGATAGCCTTTACTGCCAGCGACAACT GTTCGCCAAAAAAATGCTTGACTTCATGCATTCACGTAAGATGAAGGAGTCTGAAGAGTCGTACCATGGAACG AGCAAAAGGCTCACAAGAAGCAAATGGCCATTTGAAATACAGGTTTCAAGAATTTATACTAGAAATGTTTTCAAAGACTTTGAAAAGAAGATGATCGATTGCACGGCTTACGATATAGAAGACAATCCAATAGAGGGTGAAACATGCTATCTGGTAACTCACACAAATAGGTCTTCTAAACTATCTTGGGGGCAGCACCAGTTCAAAGTCCGTGCAAACAAAGAAAATGGTGAGTTTCATTGCGAGTGCAAGGAGTGGCAGCATACAG GTTTGTTCTGCGTGCACTTGTTGAGAGCCTTCATGAGAATCCAGCTAAATAGTATACCACAACATTACATTCTCCGTAGATACACAAAATATGCACAGCAAGAGTTGGGATTCGACAGGAATGACAAGCTCCTAGTTGGAGCTGATGGAGTCACACAGTTGTACAGAATCAAAGATCTAACGTCCCTAGCAATGGCTGCAGTCAGGTCTGGGAGCATGTCGCGCGCTGCGCACATTAGAACGAGAGAGGTGTTGGCAAAGCTTGACAAAGATAACAAAGAAATACCCCCTGACATCGGGCCAAGCACAACAAACATGCACCAAGAATCACCAGGAGAG GAGTTATCAGATTGTAGTGAAAGTGATGATGGCTATAGTGACAACACAAATGATGAACAATTGGCGAAAAGGGTTACCCAG GAATTGGGACAAGCGAACGTGGATGGAAATGAAGCCAGGGAGAGTATAAAGGGGAAAATGGTTCTTGCAACAAATCTGGTATGA